In Acidimicrobiia bacterium, a single genomic region encodes these proteins:
- a CDS encoding DNA polymerase III subunit delta', giving the protein MRDFFGGIIGHARIAAVLTRDVAHPGQAYLFIGPGGVGKATVALRFAAAMLCPGAGEHTEPCSSCRRVASGTHPDLIAIEPAGSTMLTVDQARSTVAQSRLAPVEGDRKVFLLAEAGAMSDGAANALLKTLEEPSPSTVFLLVAEAEEDLPTTIASRCRTVQFGRVDEAEIIEGLISLGVVAEQAEQVAKIAGGRPGLALTLATQPEAAGYRRVWMGIPQRVSPVPGRAFDLAEEVLAAVEPMLGALEQRHTDELAEAEDHGMAGRALKDRQERERKRSSQALLISGLEMLASWYTDSAAAQFGGEVRNRDIPVHDLAMLTPAGAVGSAERVLGAVVALRANQRPKLVLADLFADLGA; this is encoded by the coding sequence GTGAGGGACTTCTTTGGGGGCATCATCGGCCATGCACGGATAGCCGCGGTTCTGACCAGGGACGTGGCTCACCCCGGCCAGGCATACCTGTTCATCGGGCCCGGCGGCGTGGGTAAGGCGACCGTCGCCCTACGCTTCGCAGCCGCCATGCTCTGCCCCGGTGCCGGGGAGCACACCGAGCCGTGTTCGAGTTGCCGGCGGGTGGCCTCGGGCACCCACCCGGATCTCATTGCGATCGAACCGGCCGGATCGACGATGCTCACCGTGGATCAGGCGCGCAGCACTGTGGCCCAATCCCGTCTGGCGCCCGTCGAAGGTGACCGGAAGGTATTCCTCCTCGCCGAGGCTGGAGCGATGAGTGACGGGGCCGCCAATGCGCTGTTGAAGACACTCGAAGAACCATCGCCCTCCACGGTGTTCCTCCTCGTAGCAGAAGCAGAAGAGGACCTCCCGACCACGATTGCCAGTCGCTGCCGTACGGTGCAATTCGGTCGAGTCGATGAGGCGGAAATCATCGAAGGGCTCATCAGCCTCGGTGTGGTCGCTGAGCAGGCCGAACAGGTTGCCAAGATTGCAGGCGGACGGCCCGGCCTGGCGCTCACGCTGGCGACCCAACCGGAAGCCGCCGGGTACCGGCGCGTGTGGATGGGGATTCCGCAACGCGTATCGCCGGTTCCCGGGCGAGCATTCGATCTCGCCGAGGAAGTCCTCGCTGCCGTCGAACCGATGCTCGGAGCACTCGAACAGCGACATACCGATGAACTGGCGGAAGCCGAGGACCATGGCATGGCGGGTAGGGCGCTGAAGGACCGGCAGGAACGCGAACGGAAACGATCATCCCAGGCGCTTCTGATCTCCGGACTCGAGATGCTCGCCTCGTGGTATACCGATTCTGCTGCAGCTCAGTTCGGTGGTGAGGTTCGCAATCGCGACATCCCTGTGCACGACCTTGCCATGCTCACGCCGGCCGGGGCGGTCGGATCCGCCGAGCGCGTGCTTGGCGCCGTCGTGGCACTGCGCGCAAACCAACGCCCGAAGCTCGTCCTGGCGGACCTCTTTGCCGATCTCGGCGCCTGA
- a CDS encoding lysophospholipid acyltransferase family protein, whose product MAWTVALPPARLIARLGWRLRVSGEVPLPAGPVILAANHLSHLDGPMVAVAADRPVRFLAVDGLWRAHRWLNVFLRTFGMIPISRERAPLGAMRTAYEHLRAGGSIGVFPEGGVVDGWGRVEPNASVAWLSLKSGSPIVPVAVIGTGEAYGKGATRLRRSRVTVVVGTPLMPADFSDRDDPAAAMLTAWTDWVGRQLAGG is encoded by the coding sequence ATGGCATGGACCGTGGCTTTGCCGCCGGCCCGGCTGATCGCCCGGCTCGGCTGGCGGCTACGTGTCTCTGGGGAGGTCCCGCTCCCGGCCGGTCCGGTGATCCTGGCCGCCAACCATCTTTCACATCTCGACGGTCCGATGGTCGCGGTCGCCGCCGACCGGCCGGTGCGGTTCCTTGCGGTCGATGGCTTGTGGAGAGCTCACCGCTGGCTCAACGTTTTCTTGCGCACGTTTGGAATGATTCCAATCTCGCGGGAACGGGCACCGCTGGGAGCGATGCGGACCGCCTACGAGCATCTCCGCGCCGGCGGATCGATCGGAGTGTTCCCGGAGGGTGGGGTTGTAGACGGGTGGGGACGGGTAGAACCGAACGCCTCGGTCGCCTGGTTGAGCCTGAAGAGCGGGAGTCCGATTGTTCCGGTGGCGGTCATCGGGACAGGGGAGGCGTACGGCAAGGGCGCAACCCGTTTGCGTCGGAGCAGGGTGACCGTCGTGGTCGGCACCCCGCTGATGCCGGCCGATTTCAGCGATCGGGATGATCCTGCTGCGGCGATGTTGACTGCTTGGACGGACTGGGTCGGCCGGCAACTAGCAGGCGGCTAG
- a CDS encoding sigma-70 family RNA polymerase sigma factor yields the protein MADQANFENDAMQYAPQLYAAAMRMTRNTSDAEDLVQETFLKAYRAYHTFTHGTNLKAWLYRILTNTFINRYRKQARRPKEVDLGELEDLYMYRRVSSAGTRAASRSAEEELLAGFVDSDVKQAVEALPEHFRLPVLLADVEGFSYKEISEIMDVPIGTVMSRLHRGRKALQKALWEFAGERGLTGSTGDPHE from the coding sequence GTGGCTGATCAGGCCAACTTCGAAAATGATGCGATGCAGTATGCGCCGCAGTTGTACGCGGCCGCGATGCGCATGACGCGCAATACCTCCGACGCCGAAGATCTCGTTCAGGAGACGTTCCTGAAGGCCTACCGCGCCTATCACACCTTCACACATGGCACCAACCTCAAAGCCTGGCTCTACCGGATCCTCACGAACACCTTCATAAACCGTTACCGCAAGCAGGCCCGACGTCCCAAAGAGGTCGACCTCGGTGAGCTCGAGGACCTCTACATGTACCGCCGCGTTTCCAGCGCGGGAACCCGGGCGGCGTCGCGCAGCGCCGAGGAGGAGCTGCTTGCCGGATTCGTGGACTCCGACGTGAAGCAAGCCGTCGAAGCCCTCCCCGAGCACTTCCGGCTCCCCGTTTTGCTGGCCGACGTCGAGGGGTTTTCCTACAAGGAGATCTCCGAGATCATGGATGTCCCGATCGGAACGGTGATGTCCCGATTACACCGGGGAAGAAAGGCGCTCCAGAAAGCGTTGTGGGAGTTCGCCGGTGAACGCGGCCTGACCGGGTCAACGGGGGATCCCCATGAGTAG
- a CDS encoding zf-HC2 domain-containing protein, with protein MSRRTCDQAVEKIYYFLDGEITWYRRLRINWHLRSCPPCEGAFQFESKLRSVVREKSAEEIPDELIERLRRVLRDEMNS; from the coding sequence ATGAGTAGGCGGACATGCGATCAGGCAGTCGAGAAGATCTACTACTTCCTCGATGGTGAGATCACGTGGTATCGGCGGTTGCGCATCAATTGGCACCTCCGGTCGTGCCCGCCGTGCGAAGGAGCCTTTCAATTCGAGAGCAAGTTGCGATCGGTTGTGCGGGAGAAGAGCGCAGAGGAGATTCCCGACGAGCTGATTGAACGGCTCCGGCGCGTCTTGCGTGATGAGATGAACAGTTGA
- a CDS encoding zinc-dependent metalloprotease — MTDGIPWSLAVKVADRVAGSHPLESTYHVEALRRQAPGLMERAGVLVGEETGLVTATRVAVEVVGRTDWVRRNVEFFSRLMEPAEEKIAGRLSQAGVLGSKAAGFARGIVAAEMGALLGVMSRRVLGQYELVLPTDESAGDVVFLVGSNVLAMERAHQFSPDEFRFWLALHECAHRAQFTAVPWMQEYFLSLVQGLVESAEPERGRLKRIVEEIRTAAEGEADIIGETGLLGLFAGEAQRQLIDKVQALMSVLEGHGHVIMDRIGARHLVTQERMSGIIKRRRMDARTAAFFRITGLEMKLRQYELGEKFVLAVEREAGWETVDLVWRDVESLPTLDEIRSPSAWLARVA; from the coding sequence ATGACGGACGGGATTCCCTGGTCCCTGGCCGTCAAAGTGGCCGACCGGGTCGCCGGCAGCCACCCCCTTGAATCCACCTACCACGTCGAGGCTCTACGCCGCCAGGCGCCCGGACTGATGGAACGTGCCGGTGTGCTGGTCGGCGAGGAGACCGGACTCGTCACCGCGACCCGGGTCGCCGTCGAGGTTGTGGGCCGAACCGACTGGGTTCGTCGCAACGTCGAGTTCTTCTCGCGTTTGATGGAACCGGCCGAGGAGAAGATCGCCGGACGACTCAGTCAGGCAGGCGTCCTCGGCTCGAAGGCCGCCGGATTTGCCAGAGGCATCGTGGCAGCCGAGATGGGGGCGCTGCTCGGCGTCATGTCGCGCCGGGTACTCGGCCAGTACGAACTGGTCCTACCCACGGATGAGTCGGCGGGCGACGTTGTCTTTCTCGTCGGGTCGAATGTCCTTGCCATGGAACGTGCTCATCAGTTCTCGCCGGATGAGTTCCGCTTCTGGCTGGCATTACACGAGTGCGCTCATCGTGCCCAGTTCACTGCCGTCCCGTGGATGCAGGAGTATTTCTTATCGCTCGTTCAAGGCCTGGTTGAGAGTGCCGAGCCGGAGCGTGGCCGTCTCAAGAGGATCGTCGAAGAGATAAGAACGGCGGCAGAGGGCGAGGCCGACATCATCGGAGAGACGGGGCTGCTCGGCCTCTTCGCCGGGGAAGCTCAGCGCCAGCTGATCGACAAAGTACAGGCGCTCATGTCGGTGCTCGAGGGTCACGGGCATGTCATCATGGATCGTATCGGCGCCCGCCATCTCGTCACTCAGGAGCGGATGTCGGGGATTATCAAACGACGTCGTATGGACGCCAGGACTGCCGCGTTCTTTCGCATCACCGGGTTGGAGATGAAACTCCGTCAGTACGAGCTGGGAGAGAAGTTCGTACTCGCAGTCGAACGAGAAGCCGGTTGGGAGACGGTCGATCTCGTCTGGCGGGATGTCGAATCGTTGCCAACTCTCGACGAGATCCGCAGCCCTTCAGCATGGCTGGCTCGCGTCGCCTAG
- the tilS gene encoding tRNA lysidine(34) synthetase TilS, with protein MAGSRRLGVLAGRVLAQAPDPPVGRVAVALSGGADSAVAAWLMLEQGTSCRAVHVDHGLAGSPIVRAAAVAIAARLGLDLEVLEVTVPTGASPESQGREVRYAALEASCGEGEWLVTGHTSDDQAETVFLNILRGTGPTGLTGIPAQRGRLLRPILGVTRSETRELATLLGLPWRDDPSNRSLDPRRNQIRRDVLPDLEARFNPRLRASLVELAGSVADGIPTGSTSVQMLDLDEGIALAAPELHAIGPAAASHAIRDALRRVRGPYAGTRAEVMRVSEVASGVVSSAELAGGLKVFRRGPWLIMSPARHRDAPPPVEWSLPGAVSFGRWAFESWVDQRAPVAFPLSAWMAVADAAQLPDAMTVRVAEPADEVDGVSVGEVLRRLGVSPGQRSNWPVAVASGSVVWVPGARISRAVWVGSTTRRYLWVHAQWETV; from the coding sequence ATGGCTGGCTCGCGTCGCCTAGGTGTCCTGGCCGGGCGGGTGCTGGCCCAGGCGCCCGACCCTCCGGTTGGTCGTGTTGCTGTTGCCCTCAGCGGGGGCGCCGACAGTGCGGTGGCCGCCTGGCTGATGCTCGAACAGGGCACTTCTTGTCGGGCAGTCCATGTGGACCACGGTTTGGCCGGATCACCGATCGTGCGTGCGGCGGCCGTTGCGATTGCGGCACGGCTTGGCCTCGATCTCGAAGTCCTCGAGGTGACGGTGCCGACCGGCGCCTCCCCTGAGAGTCAGGGCCGGGAGGTCCGCTACGCCGCCCTCGAAGCGTCCTGTGGTGAAGGTGAGTGGCTGGTGACCGGCCATACCAGCGATGACCAAGCGGAGACCGTGTTCCTCAATATCTTGCGGGGTACGGGTCCGACCGGCCTGACCGGCATCCCGGCTCAGCGCGGCCGCCTTCTGCGGCCCATCCTGGGGGTAACCAGGTCTGAAACCAGGGAACTTGCCACGCTGCTCGGCCTCCCGTGGCGCGACGATCCATCCAATCGCTCTCTCGATCCGCGGCGGAACCAGATCCGGCGGGACGTCCTTCCGGATCTCGAGGCGCGGTTCAATCCGCGGCTGAGAGCGTCACTCGTGGAACTCGCAGGGTCGGTGGCGGACGGCATTCCGACCGGCTCGACCAGCGTGCAGATGCTGGACCTCGATGAAGGGATCGCGCTGGCGGCCCCCGAACTTCATGCGATCGGCCCGGCGGCTGCGTCCCATGCCATCCGGGACGCCCTCCGGAGGGTGCGAGGACCGTACGCGGGCACCAGGGCGGAGGTGATGAGGGTATCCGAGGTCGCCTCCGGCGTCGTGTCCTCCGCTGAGCTGGCCGGCGGGTTGAAGGTGTTCCGGCGTGGGCCCTGGTTGATCATGTCGCCGGCGCGTCACCGGGACGCGCCGCCCCCCGTCGAATGGTCGCTTCCCGGCGCGGTCTCGTTCGGGCGGTGGGCGTTCGAATCCTGGGTCGATCAGCGTGCGCCGGTGGCGTTTCCGCTCTCTGCGTGGATGGCAGTGGCGGACGCGGCACAGCTGCCCGACGCCATGACGGTGCGAGTCGCCGAACCGGCCGATGAGGTGGACGGCGTATCCGTGGGCGAGGTGCTTCGCCGGCTCGGAGTCTCGCCAGGGCAAAGATCAAACTGGCCGGTAGCCGTTGCGTCCGGTTCCGTCGTGTGGGTGCCGGGAGCTCGAATTTCGCGAGCCGTTTGGGTCGGATCGACCACACGGCGCTACCTTTGGGTTCACGCCCAATGGGAGACCGTGTGA
- the hpt gene encoding hypoxanthine phosphoribosyltransferase — protein MGDRVKVGKTLISAEEIETALVRMGAQIDADYEGRDLLMIGVLKGAFIVMADLARHVHIPVDFDFMAVSSYGAATQTSGVVRILKDLDQEIADRDVLIVEDIIDSGLTLSYLLKSLRVRHPASLEVAAILVKEGIQRVPLDVKYTGFSIGPEFVVGYGLDYIGKLRNLPYIAVMEEDD, from the coding sequence ATGGGAGACCGTGTGAAAGTTGGAAAGACGCTCATTTCCGCTGAGGAAATCGAAACCGCCCTCGTCCGGATGGGGGCGCAGATCGATGCAGACTACGAGGGTAGAGATCTGCTGATGATCGGCGTGCTCAAGGGCGCCTTCATCGTCATGGCCGACCTCGCTCGCCATGTGCACATCCCGGTGGATTTCGACTTCATGGCCGTGTCGTCGTACGGGGCTGCCACGCAGACATCCGGCGTGGTGAGGATTTTGAAGGATCTGGATCAGGAGATCGCCGATCGCGATGTATTGATCGTCGAGGACATCATCGATTCGGGTCTCACCTTGAGTTACCTGCTGAAGAGCTTGCGGGTGCGCCACCCGGCCAGCCTGGAAGTAGCCGCCATCCTGGTGAAGGAAGGGATCCAGCGGGTCCCGCTCGATGTGAAGTACACCGGTTTCTCGATAGGTCCCGAGTTCGTCGTCGGGTACGGACTCGACTACATCGGCAAGCTGCGTAATCTCCCCTACATAGCCGTCATGGAAGAGGATGACTGA
- the ftsH gene encoding ATP-dependent zinc metalloprotease FtsH: MVVVAQTWFETGDKPVEITTSQFIQDVEDGKIEEVTMFTRSDIVTGEYIDQGDTTPDFTFSYPPEYEGTLTEVLVANDVPMFPESDTSLWEIVISLLPWLFLIGFMIFIFTQMQGGGNRVMQFGKAKAKQVTRDTPKVTFEDVAGVEEAIEELEEIKDFLQNPAKFRALGAKIPKGVLLYGPPGTGKTLLARAIAGEAGVPFFSISGSDFVEMFVGVGASRVRDLFEQAKAQAPAIIFIDEIDAVGRHRGAGLGGGHDEREQTLNQLLVELDGFDVNTGVIVIAGTNRPDILDPALLRPGRFDRQIVVDRPDLKGRQAILAVHSRGKPLDDEIDIAVLARQTPGFTGADLANLINEAAILAARRDKKRVGMEELEEAIDRVIAGPERKSRVISESERKLTAYHEGGHALVGFALPNLDPIHKVTIIPRGRSGGYTMALPTEDRFFKRRSEMVDELAYSLGGRTAEELVFGDPSTGASNDIDTATDLARKMVMEYGMSDRLGPMKYGKAAGEVFLGRDYSRQPDYSDEVASFIDAEVRKLISQAHDEARQILSTHEDALHRIAAELMDKETVDAAEVAKIFFDVPKWEHTADGAMRIQMPNLASSEDAVAAVHITTDPGPNV, encoded by the coding sequence ATGGTTGTGGTCGCCCAAACCTGGTTTGAAACAGGTGACAAGCCCGTTGAGATCACCACCAGCCAGTTCATCCAGGATGTCGAGGACGGCAAGATCGAAGAAGTCACGATGTTCACGCGCTCCGACATCGTCACGGGCGAGTACATCGACCAGGGTGACACGACGCCGGACTTCACGTTCTCGTATCCGCCGGAGTACGAAGGGACGCTGACCGAGGTACTCGTGGCCAACGATGTCCCGATGTTCCCCGAATCCGACACCTCGCTGTGGGAAATCGTGATCAGCCTGCTGCCGTGGCTCTTCTTGATCGGCTTCATGATCTTCATATTCACGCAGATGCAGGGCGGCGGAAACCGCGTCATGCAGTTCGGGAAAGCGAAGGCGAAACAGGTCACCCGCGATACGCCGAAGGTTACGTTCGAAGATGTGGCGGGGGTCGAAGAAGCCATCGAGGAGCTCGAGGAGATCAAGGACTTCCTTCAGAATCCTGCCAAGTTCCGCGCCTTGGGCGCCAAGATCCCCAAAGGGGTGCTGTTGTACGGACCACCCGGCACGGGCAAGACCCTGCTGGCGCGGGCCATCGCCGGTGAGGCCGGCGTTCCGTTCTTCTCGATCTCGGGCTCCGACTTCGTTGAGATGTTCGTCGGCGTCGGTGCGAGTCGTGTACGTGACCTCTTCGAGCAGGCGAAGGCGCAAGCTCCGGCCATCATCTTCATCGACGAGATCGATGCGGTTGGACGGCATCGCGGCGCCGGTCTCGGTGGCGGTCACGACGAGCGTGAGCAGACCCTCAACCAGTTGCTGGTCGAGTTGGACGGTTTCGATGTCAATACCGGTGTGATCGTGATCGCGGGCACCAACCGGCCGGATATTCTGGATCCGGCGCTGCTGCGTCCCGGGCGCTTTGATCGGCAGATCGTGGTCGACCGCCCCGACCTCAAGGGTCGCCAGGCCATCCTCGCAGTCCATTCCCGCGGCAAGCCCCTCGACGACGAGATCGATATCGCAGTTCTGGCCCGCCAGACTCCCGGTTTCACCGGGGCAGATCTCGCCAACCTCATCAACGAGGCTGCCATTCTGGCCGCCCGTCGCGACAAGAAGCGGGTCGGGATGGAAGAACTCGAAGAGGCCATCGATCGCGTGATTGCCGGTCCGGAGCGGAAGAGCCGGGTCATCTCAGAGAGCGAGCGGAAGCTGACCGCATATCACGAAGGTGGTCACGCGCTGGTCGGCTTTGCTCTGCCGAACCTCGACCCCATTCACAAAGTGACCATCATCCCCCGTGGTCGCAGTGGCGGCTACACGATGGCTCTGCCCACCGAGGATCGCTTCTTCAAGCGGCGCAGCGAGATGGTCGACGAACTGGCCTATTCGCTTGGTGGGAGAACGGCAGAAGAGCTCGTGTTCGGCGACCCTTCGACTGGTGCCAGCAACGACATCGACACGGCGACCGATCTCGCTCGCAAGATGGTGATGGAGTACGGCATGAGCGACCGCCTCGGCCCCATGAAGTACGGGAAGGCGGCCGGTGAGGTGTTCCTCGGTCGCGACTATTCCCGGCAGCCGGACTACTCCGACGAGGTCGCCTCTTTCATCGACGCAGAGGTCCGCAAGCTCATCAGTCAAGCGCACGACGAGGCCCGGCAGATCCTCAGCACTCATGAGGACGCTCTCCATCGCATCGCGGCCGAGCTGATGGACAAGGAGACCGTCGACGCCGCCGAAGTCGCCAAGATCTTCTTCGACGTCCCCAAGTGGGAGCACACGGCAGATGGAGCGATGCGCATTCAGATGCCCAACTTGGCGTCGTCCGAGGACGCCGTCGCCGCCGTACACATCACGACAGACCCGGGTCCCAACGTCTGA
- the folE gene encoding GTP cyclohydrolase I FolE: protein MADAENGVQLDAIADAVRVILESIGEDVEREGLRDTPRRVARMYAEVFGGLSIDPESIVSTVFDDENHEEMVMVKDIPFYSMCEHHLIPFHGKAHVAYLPKGRLTGLSKLARLVEAFARRPQLQERLTTQIADTLMDGLDPHGVLVVVEAEHLCMSMRGVRKPGSITVTSAVRGSFCDRDATRAEAFALIYGGR from the coding sequence ATGGCCGACGCTGAGAACGGTGTTCAACTGGACGCAATCGCTGATGCCGTGCGAGTGATACTCGAGAGTATCGGGGAAGACGTCGAGCGGGAGGGCCTGCGCGACACTCCCCGGCGGGTTGCACGTATGTATGCAGAGGTGTTCGGTGGATTGAGCATCGATCCGGAGAGCATCGTCAGCACTGTATTCGATGACGAGAACCACGAAGAGATGGTGATGGTCAAAGACATTCCGTTCTATTCGATGTGCGAGCACCACCTGATTCCATTCCACGGCAAGGCCCACGTGGCCTACCTGCCCAAGGGGCGCCTCACCGGCCTCTCCAAGCTCGCCCGCCTGGTCGAAGCGTTCGCGCGCCGGCCGCAGCTCCAGGAACGGTTGACGACCCAGATCGCAGACACCCTGATGGATGGGCTGGACCCACACGGCGTCCTCGTGGTGGTGGAGGCCGAGCACCTGTGCATGAGCATGCGCGGCGTGAGGAAACCGGGTTCGATCACCGTCACCTCTGCGGTGAGGGGCAGTTTCTGTGATCGTGACGCAACGAGGGCAGAGGCCTTTGCGCTGATCTACGGCGGCCGTTGA
- the folP gene encoding dihydropteroate synthase has translation MGVVNVTPDSFSDGGDFYETAGAIARGREISRQGADIVDVGGESTRPGAALVSEEEESARVIPVVRALAEEGIVVSVDTAKASVAAGALAAGAEIVNDVSALGDPAMAAVVADYGAGIILMHMQGTPSTMQDAPRYDDVSMEVRRSLLASAALAESEGIDRNRICLDPGIGFGKTIDHNLTLLHDLGEFVSIGYPIVVGISRKSFIGAIAGLPDARDRDAATAGTTALAVAAGVLAVRVHDVPGNLQSARVADAIVRLKVFDEVGG, from the coding sequence ATGGGCGTTGTCAACGTCACTCCCGACTCTTTTTCCGATGGCGGTGACTTCTACGAGACAGCCGGGGCCATTGCACGCGGACGGGAGATCTCCCGTCAAGGGGCAGACATCGTGGATGTTGGAGGTGAGTCGACCCGTCCCGGCGCCGCGCTCGTATCAGAGGAAGAGGAATCGGCCCGCGTGATTCCCGTGGTTCGGGCGCTTGCAGAGGAGGGCATCGTCGTGTCGGTTGACACGGCCAAAGCGTCCGTTGCGGCGGGTGCCCTGGCCGCCGGTGCTGAGATCGTCAACGATGTTTCGGCGCTGGGGGATCCGGCGATGGCGGCGGTAGTGGCCGACTACGGAGCCGGAATCATCCTCATGCACATGCAAGGCACGCCCTCGACAATGCAAGACGCTCCTCGCTACGACGACGTATCAATGGAGGTCCGACGATCGCTTTTGGCGAGTGCCGCCCTTGCCGAGTCGGAGGGGATCGATCGCAATCGCATCTGCCTCGACCCCGGTATCGGTTTCGGGAAGACCATCGACCATAACTTGACCCTGCTGCATGATCTAGGTGAGTTTGTGTCGATCGGCTATCCGATCGTGGTAGGGATCTCGCGCAAATCCTTCATCGGGGCGATCGCAGGGCTGCCCGACGCTCGTGACCGAGATGCCGCCACCGCCGGAACCACCGCGCTGGCGGTGGCAGCCGGAGTGTTGGCGGTTCGCGTCCATGATGTACCCGGGAACCTCCAATCTGCTCGCGTTGCCGACGCTATTGTGCGGCTGAAGGTCTTCGACGAGGTAGGGGGATGA